In a genomic window of Azospirillum lipoferum 4B:
- a CDS encoding ribonuclease HII, with translation MPRKAAVPRARPDLSLEAGFGPGRRVCGIDEVGRGPLCGPVVAAAVVLPPEGLPPEIAAQIDDSKAVTRRLREEIEPAIRAHALAFAIAEASAAEIDELNIHKATLLAMKRAYLALPGAPPDAALVDGKFTPDIACERVAVVKGDSRSQSIAAASILAKVARDSEMLRLSAQYPHYGWDRNAGYPTPEHLDALTRHGVTPHHRVSFAPVKRQKALSG, from the coding sequence ATGCCCCGCAAAGCCGCCGTTCCCCGCGCACGCCCCGACCTGTCGCTGGAGGCCGGCTTCGGCCCCGGACGCCGCGTCTGCGGCATCGACGAGGTCGGGCGCGGCCCGCTCTGCGGCCCGGTGGTCGCCGCCGCCGTCGTGCTGCCGCCCGAAGGGCTGCCGCCGGAGATCGCCGCCCAGATCGACGACAGCAAGGCCGTCACCCGCCGCCTGCGCGAGGAGATCGAGCCGGCGATCCGGGCACACGCGCTCGCCTTCGCCATCGCCGAGGCGTCGGCGGCGGAAATCGACGAACTGAACATCCACAAGGCGACGCTGCTGGCGATGAAGCGGGCCTATCTGGCGCTGCCCGGCGCACCGCCCGACGCGGCGCTGGTGGACGGCAAGTTCACCCCGGATATCGCGTGCGAGAGGGTGGCGGTCGTCAAGGGCGACAGCCGCAGCCAGTCCATCGCCGCCGCCTCTATTCTCGCCAAAGTGGCGCGCGACAGCGAGATGTTGCGGTTGTCGGCTCAGTATCCCCACTATGGATGGGATCGAAATGCCGGCTATCCGACGCCCGAGCATCTGGACGCGCTGACCCGCCATGGTGTCACGCCGCATCACCGAGTCAGTTTTGCACCAGTGAAACGGCAAAAGGCACTAAGCGGCTGA
- the lhpI gene encoding bifunctional Delta(1)-pyrroline-2-carboxylate/Delta(1)-piperideine-2-carboxylate reductase, translated as MSLLAVLTAEQTAARLPFPALCDAVAAAARDYAAGRIASPERQVLPLPDGGVLLSMPATAPDIAIHKLVNVNPGNGAKGLPTIHGVVSAFDAATGAPQLILDGPTVTARRTAAVSMLAIRTLAQAPRHVALLGAGTQSAGHVAALAALFPGIRIDVHSRSIDSAAAFCARQEGQGVELRPMSGPVDPAAGVVIALTTSLSPIYDETPCPDRLLVGVGAFKPEMAEFGPTAVHGSELFVDDPAGARHEAGDFIQAGVDWATVKSLVDALDGRATDGRPRLFKSVGCAAWDLAAARCALGQG; from the coding sequence GTGTCCTTGCTCGCCGTGCTCACCGCCGAACAGACCGCCGCCCGTCTTCCTTTCCCCGCCTTGTGCGACGCGGTGGCCGCAGCCGCCCGCGACTATGCCGCCGGCCGCATCGCCAGCCCGGAACGGCAGGTGCTGCCGCTGCCGGACGGCGGCGTGCTGCTGTCGATGCCGGCCACGGCGCCGGACATCGCCATCCACAAGCTGGTGAACGTCAATCCAGGCAACGGCGCCAAGGGTCTGCCGACCATCCATGGCGTGGTCAGCGCCTTCGACGCCGCGACCGGCGCGCCGCAGCTGATCCTGGACGGCCCGACCGTCACCGCGCGCCGCACCGCCGCCGTGTCGATGCTGGCGATCCGCACGCTGGCCCAGGCCCCGCGCCACGTGGCTCTGCTCGGCGCCGGCACCCAGTCGGCCGGCCATGTGGCGGCGCTCGCGGCGCTCTTTCCCGGCATCCGCATCGACGTCCACAGCCGCAGCATCGACAGCGCCGCCGCCTTCTGCGCCAGGCAGGAGGGGCAGGGGGTGGAGTTGCGGCCGATGAGCGGCCCGGTCGATCCGGCCGCCGGGGTGGTGATCGCGCTGACCACCAGCCTGTCCCCCATCTATGACGAGACGCCGTGCCCGGACCGGCTGCTGGTCGGCGTCGGCGCCTTCAAGCCGGAGATGGCGGAGTTCGGCCCGACCGCCGTCCATGGCAGCGAGCTGTTCGTCGACGATCCCGCCGGCGCCCGCCACGAGGCCGGCGACTTCATCCAGGCCGGCGTGGACTGGGCGACGGTGAAGTCGCTGGTCGATGCACTGGACGGCCGCGCGACCGACGGGCGCCCGCGCCTGTTCAAGAGCGTCGGCTGCGCGGCGTGGGATCTGGCCGCCGCGCGTTGCGCGCTGGGGCAGGGGTAA
- a CDS encoding 4'-phosphopantetheinyl transferase family protein, with amino-acid sequence MHDMNVTVAAGGCADDYVPRPGVVRVWFADLTALSAHKGAMRALLSADEVERADRFLMERLTDRFVLRRGLLRLLLGRCTGRDPAELAFDYGTHGKPALPGGPSFNLSDSEDSLAIAVAAQGRIGVDIERLRPIESADGIADRFFHATERAALQALGPEGRDEGFLLAWTRKEAFIKAAGVGLSMPLDQFAVEVTPGVPPALLEIGEGLRGDVGLPADWSLFDRRVLPGTVAAIAAHGTGWAVETRVVDAEFVG; translated from the coding sequence ATGCATGACATGAACGTCACGGTGGCGGCGGGCGGGTGCGCCGACGATTATGTCCCCAGGCCCGGAGTCGTCCGCGTCTGGTTCGCCGATCTCACCGCCTTGTCGGCGCACAAGGGTGCGATGCGCGCCCTGCTGTCCGCCGACGAGGTGGAACGCGCCGACCGCTTTCTGATGGAACGGCTGACCGACCGCTTCGTGCTGCGCCGCGGGCTGCTGCGGCTGCTGCTGGGGCGCTGCACCGGCCGCGATCCGGCGGAGCTGGCCTTCGACTACGGCACGCACGGCAAGCCGGCGCTGCCCGGCGGTCCGTCCTTCAACCTCAGCGACAGCGAGGACAGCCTCGCCATCGCGGTGGCGGCGCAGGGACGGATCGGCGTCGACATCGAGCGGCTGCGGCCCATCGAAAGCGCCGACGGCATCGCCGACCGCTTTTTCCACGCGACCGAACGCGCGGCCCTGCAGGCGCTGGGGCCGGAGGGGCGGGACGAGGGCTTCCTGCTGGCCTGGACGCGGAAGGAGGCCTTCATCAAGGCGGCCGGAGTCGGGCTGTCGATGCCGCTCGACCAGTTCGCGGTGGAGGTCACGCCCGGCGTGCCGCCGGCCCTGCTGGAGATCGGCGAGGGGCTGCGGGGGGACGTCGGGCTTCCGGCGGACTGGAGCCTGTTCGACCGCCGGGTGCTGCCGGGCACCGTCGCTGCCATCGCGGCGCATGGGACGGGATGGGCGGTTGAGACGCGGGTGGTGGATGCGGAGTTCGTGGGGTAG
- a CDS encoding ABC transporter permease subunit: MPRLLIRRLIDAVPTAILPMAAGVGLSALVAPQPDAATALLSGLAVTLLLTLPSLAVGTALGALAGAWAAVAPRSAGGLIGRFLAGAGPLLPGFLLAAVAALAVRAGASAAPLGLTALAIPAACQAARLSRPAMERALGAGPEGGAVRMARGLGLDERAVLRHHALPQAVAPVMSGLRAAVLAAVVGAVALESLLDLPGAGALMIDAARAGSAAGSLPVLVALCGLTVLLGALGLAVRDWIDPANHSSTPYDGA, translated from the coding sequence ATGCCGCGCCTCCTGATCCGCCGCCTGATCGATGCCGTGCCGACCGCCATCCTGCCGATGGCGGCGGGGGTGGGGCTGTCGGCACTGGTGGCGCCGCAGCCGGACGCCGCGACGGCGCTGCTGAGCGGGCTGGCGGTGACGCTGCTGCTGACCCTGCCGTCTCTGGCGGTGGGCACCGCGCTGGGCGCCCTGGCCGGCGCCTGGGCGGCGGTGGCCCCGCGGTCGGCGGGCGGGCTGATCGGACGGTTCCTGGCCGGGGCGGGTCCGCTGCTTCCGGGATTCCTGCTGGCCGCCGTCGCGGCGCTCGCCGTGCGGGCCGGGGCGTCGGCCGCACCGCTGGGCTTGACCGCGCTCGCCATTCCGGCCGCCTGCCAGGCGGCGAGGCTGTCGCGCCCGGCGATGGAGCGCGCGCTCGGCGCCGGGCCGGAGGGCGGCGCGGTGCGCATGGCCCGCGGCCTTGGGCTGGACGAACGGGCCGTGCTGCGCCACCACGCCCTGCCGCAGGCGGTCGCCCCGGTGATGAGCGGCCTGCGCGCCGCGGTTCTGGCCGCGGTGGTCGGGGCGGTGGCGCTGGAAAGCCTGTTGGACCTGCCGGGGGCGGGGGCGCTGATGATCGACGCTGCCCGCGCCGGGTCGGCGGCGGGGTCGCTGCCGGTGCTGGTGGCGCTCTGCGGGCTGACCGTGCTGCTGGGCGCTCTCGGCCTCGCCGTGCGCGACTGGATCGATCCGGCCAACCACAGCTCCACGCCCTATGACGGCGCGTGA
- a CDS encoding ABC transporter permease subunit, whose amino-acid sequence MAELDQPPPSQSPPSHPVPSHPVPPRAGFARGLSGAAVLVALALASAAAPLMADGAAIHRLDADPVAAALLDGRGSLSFALLAAVLGGALGIGWALLAWLLGKLSGARAERRTIAAAHRLAGLPLALLVPLAGGLAGGLVGEVGPLAVVTALTAAPAVAALAHAELSALLRAEFLTAARAAGLTEGEVLRRHLIPNAARPLLAAGTLALPRVLAAESAASLLGLGLPPALGSWGASVGLAARLGDPVAFVPPALLLALALWAACAIADAAVVGHPKQ is encoded by the coding sequence ATGGCCGAACTCGACCAACCGCCGCCGTCCCAATCACCGCCATCCCACCCGGTGCCGTCCCACCCGGTGCCGCCGCGCGCCGGCTTCGCCCGCGGCCTGTCGGGCGCCGCGGTGCTGGTCGCCCTGGCGCTCGCCTCGGCTGCCGCGCCGCTGATGGCCGACGGGGCCGCCATCCACCGGCTGGACGCCGATCCGGTGGCCGCCGCCCTGCTCGACGGGCGGGGCAGCCTGTCCTTCGCGCTGCTCGCCGCGGTGCTGGGCGGGGCGCTGGGCATCGGCTGGGCGCTGCTGGCCTGGCTGCTCGGCAAGCTGTCGGGAGCCCGGGCGGAGCGGCGGACCATCGCCGCCGCCCACCGGCTGGCCGGCCTGCCGCTCGCCCTGCTGGTGCCGCTGGCCGGCGGGCTGGCCGGCGGGCTGGTGGGGGAGGTCGGGCCGCTGGCCGTCGTCACCGCGCTGACCGCCGCCCCCGCCGTCGCCGCGCTCGCCCATGCCGAGCTGTCGGCGCTGCTGCGGGCGGAGTTCCTGACCGCCGCCCGCGCCGCCGGCCTGACCGAAGGCGAAGTGCTGCGCCGTCACCTGATCCCCAACGCGGCACGCCCGCTGCTGGCCGCCGGGACGCTGGCCCTGCCGCGCGTGCTGGCGGCGGAGAGCGCGGCGAGCCTGCTCGGCCTCGGCCTGCCGCCGGCGCTCGGCAGCTGGGGCGCTTCGGTCGGGCTCGCGGCGCGGTTGGGCGACCCGGTGGCCTTCGTCCCGCCGGCCCTGCTGCTGGCGCTCGCCCTCTGGGCCGCCTGCGCCATCGCCGATGCCGCGGTGGTGGGACATCCCAAGCAATGA
- a CDS encoding site-specific DNA-methyltransferase, protein MLPENRILVGDCIALMNDLPPASVDLVFADPPYNLQLGGELLRPNHTRVAGVDDEWDKFDDFETYDRFTRDWMTAARRILKPEGSLWVIGSYHNIFRVGATLQNLGFWILNDIVWRKTNPMPNFRGTRFANAHETMIWAARDKDARYRFNYDAMKNLNEDLQMRSDWLLPICSGGERLRDEEGKKTHPTQKPESLLYRVILSSSRPGDVVLDPFFGTGTTGAVAKRLGRKWIGLERDDTYVKAAQARIDAVEEAPEAAILDTPPKRSAPRIPFGWVVERGLLRPGSTLFDQRRRVAARVRADGTLIGSGPRGDHRGSIHQVGAAMAGLPACNGWTFWHYEEGEDLRPIDVLRERIRSEMH, encoded by the coding sequence ATGCTCCCTGAAAACCGTATCCTGGTCGGCGATTGCATCGCTCTCATGAACGATCTGCCGCCCGCGTCGGTCGATCTCGTCTTCGCCGATCCGCCCTACAACCTGCAGTTGGGGGGCGAGTTGCTGCGGCCGAACCACACCCGCGTCGCCGGGGTGGATGACGAGTGGGACAAGTTCGACGATTTCGAGACCTACGACCGCTTCACCCGCGACTGGATGACGGCCGCCCGCCGCATCCTGAAGCCGGAAGGCTCGCTGTGGGTGATCGGCAGCTATCACAACATCTTCCGCGTCGGCGCCACGCTGCAGAATCTGGGCTTCTGGATTCTGAACGACATCGTCTGGCGCAAGACCAACCCGATGCCGAACTTCCGCGGCACCCGCTTCGCCAACGCCCACGAGACGATGATCTGGGCGGCCCGCGACAAGGATGCGCGCTACCGCTTCAATTACGACGCGATGAAGAACCTCAACGAGGATCTTCAGATGCGCAGCGACTGGCTGCTGCCGATCTGCAGCGGCGGCGAACGCCTGCGCGACGAGGAGGGCAAGAAGACCCACCCGACGCAGAAGCCGGAATCGCTGCTGTACCGGGTGATCCTGTCCTCTTCCCGCCCCGGCGACGTGGTGCTGGATCCCTTCTTCGGCACCGGCACCACCGGCGCGGTCGCCAAGCGGCTCGGCCGCAAATGGATCGGGCTGGAGCGCGACGACACCTATGTCAAGGCGGCGCAGGCCCGCATCGACGCGGTGGAGGAAGCGCCGGAGGCGGCGATCCTCGACACCCCGCCCAAGCGCAGCGCGCCGCGCATCCCCTTCGGCTGGGTGGTGGAGCGCGGGCTGCTGCGCCCCGGCTCGACCCTGTTCGACCAGCGCCGCCGTGTCGCCGCCCGCGTGCGCGCCGACGGCACGCTGATCGGCTCCGGCCCGCGCGGCGACCATCGCGGCTCGATCCATCAGGTGGGTGCCGCCATGGCCGGCCTGCCGGCCTGCAACGGCTGGACCTTCTGGCATTATGAGGAGGGCGAGGATCTGCGCCCGATCGACGTGCTGCGCGAGCGCATCCGTTCGGAAATGCACTGA
- a CDS encoding phosphoribosylaminoimidazolesuccinocarboxamide synthase — protein MVDTALLAPHLTNVLRDAFIAELPNHYRGKVRENYDLPDGRRILITTDRLSAFDRALTAIPFKGQVLTQTARFWFEATKDICANHVLEYPDPNVVVAKRLTIMPVEVVVRDYMAGTTGTSIWSMYKQGRREMYGHIFPDGLRQNQKLGTPIITPTTKAFDAGHDEELTATEIVERNLLTRAQWDEVSDKALALFARGQKMAADRGLILVDTKYEFGFDEDGNILLADEIHTPDSSRYWFAASYQERFEAGEKPESFDKDFVRNWVVARCDPYTQDVPEIPGDVVLEAARVYIEAGETITGRPFELPATAVPILDRIRANLAPYFTK, from the coding sequence ATGGTTGACACCGCCCTGCTCGCCCCGCACCTGACCAACGTTCTTCGCGACGCCTTCATCGCGGAGCTGCCCAATCATTACCGCGGCAAGGTGCGTGAAAACTACGACCTTCCGGACGGGCGGCGCATCCTGATCACCACCGACCGGCTGTCGGCCTTCGACCGCGCCCTGACCGCCATTCCCTTCAAGGGGCAGGTGCTGACCCAGACCGCGCGCTTCTGGTTCGAGGCGACGAAGGACATCTGCGCCAACCACGTCCTGGAATACCCGGACCCCAACGTCGTGGTGGCGAAGCGGCTGACCATCATGCCGGTCGAGGTCGTGGTTCGCGATTACATGGCGGGCACCACCGGCACCTCGATCTGGTCGATGTACAAGCAGGGCCGGCGCGAGATGTACGGCCACATCTTCCCCGACGGTCTGCGCCAGAACCAGAAGCTGGGCACCCCCATCATCACGCCGACCACCAAGGCCTTCGACGCCGGCCATGACGAGGAGCTGACCGCGACCGAGATCGTGGAGCGCAACCTGCTGACCCGCGCCCAGTGGGACGAGGTGTCGGACAAGGCGCTGGCCCTGTTCGCCCGCGGCCAGAAGATGGCGGCGGACCGCGGCCTGATCCTGGTCGACACCAAGTATGAGTTCGGCTTCGACGAGGACGGCAACATCCTGCTGGCCGACGAGATCCACACCCCCGACAGCTCGCGCTACTGGTTCGCCGCCAGCTATCAGGAGCGGTTCGAGGCCGGCGAGAAGCCGGAGAGCTTCGACAAGGACTTCGTCCGCAACTGGGTGGTCGCCCGCTGCGATCCCTACACCCAGGACGTGCCGGAAATCCCCGGCGACGTGGTTCTGGAAGCGGCCCGCGTCTACATCGAAGCCGGCGAGACCATCACCGGCCGCCCGTTCGAGCTGCCGGCGACCGCCGTTCCGATTCTCGACCGCATCCGCGCCAACCTGGCGCCCTACTTCACCAAGTAA
- a CDS encoding cold-shock protein: MFDRPQRSSFRAPEITQRDIRATVKWFNATKGFGFVTPDDGSPDAFLHSTVLQFCGHDSLPEGATITCDLSRGPKGPQVATIHAVDTSTAAPSRPRAPRERDSWGNDGGYGGGNSYGGSRGGYGADSYGDSDGGETVDGTVKWFNVSKGFGFIAPATGGKDIFVHIRALERSGISGLDDGAQVRVTIRQGAKGPEAQRIEMA, translated from the coding sequence ATGTTCGACCGTCCGCAGCGCTCTTCCTTCCGCGCTCCTGAAATCACCCAGCGCGACATCCGCGCCACCGTCAAGTGGTTCAACGCCACCAAGGGCTTCGGCTTCGTCACCCCCGATGACGGTTCGCCCGATGCCTTCCTGCATTCCACGGTTCTGCAGTTCTGCGGACACGACAGCCTGCCCGAAGGCGCGACCATCACCTGCGACCTGTCGCGCGGCCCCAAGGGCCCGCAGGTCGCCACCATCCACGCGGTCGACACCTCGACCGCCGCTCCGAGCCGTCCGCGCGCCCCGCGCGAGCGTGACAGCTGGGGCAACGACGGCGGCTACGGCGGCGGCAACAGCTACGGCGGCAGCCGTGGCGGCTACGGCGCCGACAGCTACGGCGATTCGGACGGCGGCGAGACCGTCGACGGCACGGTGAAGTGGTTCAACGTGTCGAAGGGCTTCGGCTTCATCGCCCCGGCCACCGGCGGCAAGGACATCTTCGTGCACATCCGTGCGCTGGAGCGGTCGGGCATCAGCGGCCTGGACGACGGTGCGCAGGTCCGCGTCACCATCCGCCAGGGCGCCAAGGGCCCCGAGGCTCAGCGCATCGAGATGGCCTGA
- a CDS encoding ABC transporter ATP-binding protein — MNHIAPKSAPVETEALTLMVGDRVLLDRATLRVERGEVLAITGGAGSGKTALLGALAGQPLAGVDMAGSARVEGRLLIAQGGQLAPRRPLALQVAEVVGHHLGLDLRGALRRMADGLDRMGVPPAARRFDLPPEQLPDSLRWACLFAMAAAVGPAVLLADAPAAGLDPTVRLRLLHRLADWARADGVALILAGRPEDGVAGPADRVLSLRRGRLLPYEPPRIAPVEPMEAPGTARLHARGVGMAYPLAPGPKGEARALTVLHGIDLDVGLGETLALLGETGSAKATLARSLLCLPPPTAGAVVWMGRDLAAAAAPPADAVGEDADPGGMRRARRDLQPLFPDAAASFDPAMTIGDQFALALESLRPDIAADRRDRRIDEALEEAGLRPDTALRLPGGLGKAEAAHAGLARALLPEPRVLIADEPAASLSAEEREAFLDRLTAARDRRGLALVMATDRYLEGLRDAHRGMVMLSGRVVESADAETLRTAPLHPYSRAMLAAALGERPALEGDAPSAFSPPGGCALRRRCPLARDFCAQAVPPLEEVAPGHHVACHYWDTALDGGAPFLDS, encoded by the coding sequence ATGAACCATATCGCCCCAAAATCCGCTCCGGTGGAGACGGAGGCGCTGACCCTGATGGTCGGCGACCGCGTGCTGCTCGACCGCGCCACCTTGCGGGTGGAGCGGGGGGAGGTGCTGGCGATCACCGGCGGCGCCGGCAGCGGCAAGACCGCCCTGCTCGGCGCGCTCGCCGGCCAGCCGCTGGCCGGTGTGGACATGGCCGGCAGCGCCCGTGTCGAGGGGCGCCTGCTGATCGCCCAGGGCGGGCAATTGGCGCCGCGCCGGCCGCTGGCCCTGCAGGTGGCGGAGGTGGTCGGCCATCATCTGGGACTGGACCTGCGCGGCGCGCTGCGCCGGATGGCCGACGGGCTGGACCGCATGGGCGTGCCGCCCGCCGCCCGCCGGTTCGACCTGCCGCCCGAACAACTGCCGGACTCCCTGCGCTGGGCCTGCCTGTTCGCCATGGCGGCGGCCGTGGGGCCGGCGGTGCTGCTGGCCGACGCGCCGGCCGCCGGGCTGGACCCGACCGTGCGGCTGCGGCTTCTTCACCGGCTGGCCGACTGGGCGCGGGCGGACGGGGTGGCGCTGATCCTGGCCGGACGGCCGGAGGACGGCGTCGCCGGCCCCGCCGACCGCGTGCTGTCCCTGCGCCGCGGCCGTCTGCTGCCCTACGAGCCGCCGCGCATCGCCCCGGTGGAACCGATGGAGGCGCCGGGGACCGCGCGGCTGCATGCCCGCGGTGTCGGCATGGCCTATCCGCTCGCCCCCGGCCCGAAGGGGGAGGCGCGGGCGCTGACCGTCCTGCACGGGATCGACCTGGATGTCGGGCTGGGGGAGACGCTGGCCCTGCTGGGCGAGACCGGCAGCGCCAAGGCGACGCTGGCCCGGTCGCTGCTGTGCCTGCCGCCGCCGACGGCGGGTGCGGTGGTGTGGATGGGCCGCGACCTTGCCGCCGCTGCCGCCCCGCCGGCCGACGCGGTGGGGGAGGATGCGGATCCCGGCGGCATGCGCCGCGCTCGGCGTGATCTGCAGCCGCTGTTCCCCGACGCGGCCGCCTCCTTCGATCCCGCCATGACCATCGGCGACCAGTTCGCCCTGGCGCTGGAAAGCCTGCGCCCCGACATCGCCGCCGACCGCCGCGACCGTCGCATCGACGAGGCGCTGGAGGAGGCCGGCCTGCGCCCCGACACGGCGCTCCGCTTGCCCGGCGGACTTGGCAAGGCGGAGGCCGCCCATGCCGGGCTTGCCCGCGCCCTGCTGCCGGAACCGCGGGTGCTGATCGCCGACGAGCCCGCAGCCAGCCTGTCGGCGGAGGAGCGCGAAGCCTTCCTCGACCGGCTGACGGCGGCGCGCGACCGGCGCGGTCTGGCGCTGGTGATGGCGACCGACCGCTATCTGGAGGGGCTGCGCGATGCCCATCGCGGCATGGTGATGCTGTCCGGCCGGGTGGTGGAGAGCGCCGATGCCGAGACGCTGCGGACGGCGCCGCTGCATCCCTACAGCCGGGCGATGCTGGCCGCGGCCCTTGGCGAACGTCCGGCCCTGGAGGGTGACGCGCCGTCGGCCTTCAGCCCGCCCGGCGGCTGTGCCCTGCGCCGCCGCTGCCCGCTGGCCCGTGACTTCTGCGCCCAGGCCGTCCCGCCGCTGGAGGAGGTGGCGCCCGGCCACCATGTGGCCTGCCATTACTGGGACACGGCGCTCGACGGCGGCGCGCCGTTCCTGGATTCGTAA
- a CDS encoding dihydroneopterin aldolase, with protein MNKLFATVTAPVPRSAPAALSTRCFVRDLVMDALIGVYAHERAKPQRIRLNLDLEVIAPGVTGEDMATIVKGVVTQGHVTLVETLAERIAERCLADARVTMAKVRVEKLDVFPDAASVGVEIERARA; from the coding sequence ATGAACAAGCTCTTCGCCACCGTCACCGCCCCGGTGCCTCGCTCGGCCCCGGCGGCGCTGTCCACCCGTTGTTTCGTGCGCGATCTGGTGATGGACGCGCTGATCGGCGTCTATGCCCATGAACGGGCGAAGCCCCAGCGCATCCGCCTGAACCTGGACCTCGAGGTGATCGCCCCCGGCGTCACTGGCGAGGACATGGCGACCATCGTCAAGGGCGTGGTCACCCAGGGCCATGTCACGCTGGTGGAAACGCTGGCCGAGCGCATCGCCGAGCGCTGCCTCGCCGACGCGCGGGTGACGATGGCCAAGGTTCGGGTGGAGAAGCTGGACGTCTTTCCCGACGCCGCCAGCGTCGGCGTGGAGATCGAGCGCGCCCGCGCCTGA
- a CDS encoding phosphatase PAP2 family protein, whose protein sequence is MSWRNRVGDGVRGGFWASIGRHQLGMLIGMSVVAGLLFGFVELAGEVMEGETSAFDKRLLLALRDPLNPDQPGGPWWLARMARDITSLGSTTILTIVTVATLGFLLLLHKRAAALLVLVSVGGGGTLSTLLKMLYDRARPDLVPHGDQVISASFPSGHAMQSAVVYLTLGALMSQFVEGRRTKAYLLTWAMLLTLVIGSSRVYLGVHWPTDVLAGWSVGAAWAAFCWMIAEWLQRRGAVEQDRPEAAVGR, encoded by the coding sequence GTGAGCTGGCGGAACAGGGTTGGAGACGGCGTCCGGGGCGGTTTCTGGGCAAGCATCGGCCGGCATCAGCTGGGCATGCTGATCGGCATGTCGGTGGTCGCCGGCCTGCTGTTCGGCTTCGTCGAACTGGCCGGCGAGGTGATGGAGGGCGAAACCAGCGCCTTCGACAAGCGCCTGCTGCTGGCTCTGCGCGATCCGCTGAATCCCGACCAGCCCGGCGGCCCCTGGTGGCTGGCCCGGATGGCGCGCGACATCACCTCGCTCGGCAGCACAACCATCCTCACCATCGTCACCGTCGCCACGCTGGGTTTCCTGCTTCTGCTGCACAAGCGGGCGGCGGCGCTGCTGGTCCTGGTGTCGGTCGGCGGCGGTGGGACGCTCAGCACCCTGCTGAAGATGCTGTACGACCGCGCCCGCCCCGATCTGGTGCCGCACGGCGATCAGGTGATCTCCGCCAGTTTCCCCAGCGGCCACGCCATGCAGTCGGCCGTGGTCTACCTGACCTTGGGCGCCCTGATGTCCCAGTTCGTCGAGGGCCGGCGAACCAAGGCCTATCTGCTGACCTGGGCGATGCTGCTGACGCTGGTCATCGGGTCGAGCCGCGTCTATCTGGGCGTCCATTGGCCGACCGACGTTCTGGCCGGCTGGAGCGTCGGCGCCGCCTGGGCGGCCTTCTGCTGGATGATCGCCGAATGGCTGCAGCGCCGCGGCGCGGTGGAGCAGGATCGGCCGGAGGCGGCGGTGGGGCGCTGA
- a CDS encoding YchJ family protein: protein MTDTTQTAAECPCRSGKPLDACCGPYLAGMPAPTAEALMRSRYSAFATGNIDYLHDTLLPSTRDDFNREEIETWAKNSVWTGVEIRSTEAGQPGDSEGIVEFVARFSMNGKPMTHHETSRFTHQDGRWFYVDGQLGARPRSGPKVGRNDPCPCGSGKKYKKCHGA, encoded by the coding sequence ATGACCGATACGACCCAGACCGCCGCCGAATGCCCCTGCCGTTCCGGCAAGCCGCTGGACGCCTGCTGCGGTCCCTATCTGGCCGGCATGCCCGCCCCGACGGCCGAAGCGCTGATGCGCTCGCGCTATTCCGCCTTCGCCACCGGCAACATCGACTATCTGCACGACACGCTGCTGCCCAGCACCCGCGACGACTTCAACCGTGAAGAGATCGAGACCTGGGCCAAGAACAGCGTCTGGACTGGCGTGGAAATCCGCTCGACCGAGGCCGGCCAGCCCGGCGACAGCGAGGGCATCGTGGAGTTCGTCGCCCGTTTCAGCATGAACGGCAAGCCGATGACCCATCACGAGACCAGCCGCTTCACCCACCAGGACGGCCGCTGGTTCTATGTGGACGGCCAGCTGGGCGCCCGCCCGCGCAGCGGACCGAAGGTCGGCCGCAACGATCCCTGCCCCTGCGGCAGCGGCAAGAAGTACAAGAAGTGCCACGGCGCCTGA